The Pseudomonas kermanshahensis genome includes a window with the following:
- a CDS encoding TerC family protein, producing the protein MEWLADPTAWLGLLTLIVLELVLGIDNLVFIAILADKLPPHQRDRARIIGLSLALIMRLGLLASISWMVTLTAPLFEVFGKSFSGRDLIMLFGGVFLLFKATMELHERLEGHVTQASGAVRHAAFWPIVAQIVVLDAVFSLDAVITAVGMVEQLSIMMIAVIFSIGIMIVASKPLTRFVNAHPTVIMLCLGFLMMIGFSLTAEGLGFHIPKGYLYAAIGFSILIEVFNQLARARRKRSLQQHKPLRERTAHAVLRLLGGRRVEADEVGEEIADLVEGGGEEVLFDRRERVMISGVLNLAERPIRTVMTARTEVDVIDLALPAAAITEALANSPYSRLPLIRDGRIDEPLGFVHKKELLKELLSGSQPDLERMARAPLNLLESFSILNALEQMRGQSTHIAFVVNEFGDFTGLLTMTDILESIAGELPDASEVEGPGIVEEGDGFVVSGALNLSQVQARTGFSARATEDYQTLAGLVMSLLDRLPMVGDRLAWNGWTLTVEAVEERRVRQVRLIPSGDADAAGA; encoded by the coding sequence ATGGAATGGCTAGCCGACCCCACGGCCTGGCTAGGCCTGTTGACGCTTATCGTCCTCGAGCTGGTGCTGGGTATCGACAACCTTGTGTTCATCGCCATCCTGGCCGATAAACTGCCGCCGCATCAGCGTGACCGTGCGCGGATCATCGGTTTGAGCCTGGCGCTGATCATGCGCCTGGGCCTGTTGGCAAGTATCTCGTGGATGGTGACGCTGACCGCGCCGCTGTTCGAGGTATTCGGCAAGAGCTTCTCGGGCCGTGACCTGATCATGCTGTTCGGCGGTGTGTTCCTGCTGTTCAAGGCCACCATGGAGCTGCACGAACGGCTTGAAGGGCATGTCACCCAGGCCAGCGGTGCGGTCCGTCACGCGGCGTTCTGGCCGATCGTCGCGCAGATCGTGGTGCTTGATGCGGTGTTCTCGCTGGACGCTGTGATCACGGCCGTGGGCATGGTCGAGCAGCTGTCGATCATGATGATCGCGGTGATCTTCTCGATCGGCATCATGATTGTCGCCAGCAAGCCGCTGACCCGCTTCGTCAACGCCCACCCGACTGTGATCATGCTGTGCCTGGGCTTCCTGATGATGATCGGTTTCAGCCTGACCGCCGAAGGCCTGGGCTTCCATATCCCGAAAGGCTACCTGTATGCGGCCATCGGCTTCTCGATCCTTATCGAGGTGTTCAACCAGCTGGCCCGTGCGCGCCGCAAGCGCAGCCTGCAGCAGCACAAGCCGCTGCGTGAGCGCACGGCCCATGCGGTATTGCGCCTGCTGGGCGGCCGTCGGGTCGAGGCTGACGAGGTAGGGGAAGAAATCGCCGACCTGGTCGAGGGCGGTGGTGAAGAGGTGCTGTTCGACCGCCGTGAGCGGGTGATGATCAGCGGTGTGCTGAACCTTGCCGAGCGGCCGATCCGCACGGTGATGACCGCGCGCACCGAGGTCGATGTGATTGACTTGGCGCTGCCGGCCGCAGCCATTACCGAAGCCTTGGCCAATTCGCCGTACTCGCGCCTGCCGCTGATCCGCGACGGCCGCATCGATGAACCACTGGGCTTCGTGCACAAGAAGGAGCTGCTCAAGGAATTGCTGTCAGGCAGCCAGCCAGACCTGGAGCGCATGGCCCGGGCGCCGTTGAACCTGCTGGAAAGCTTCAGCATCCTCAACGCCCTTGAGCAGATGCGCGGTCAATCGACCCATATTGCCTTCGTGGTCAACGAATTCGGTGACTTCACCGGCCTGTTGACCATGACCGATATCCTCGAGTCGATCGCCGGTGAGCTGCCGGATGCGAGTGAGGTAGAAGGGCCGGGTATCGTCGAAGAGGGAGATGGCTTTGTCGTCAGCGGTGCCCTTAACCTCAGCCAGGTGCAGGCGCGTACCGGTTTCAGCGCGCGTGCTACCGAGGACTACCAGACCCTCGCGGGCCTGGTGATGAGCTTGCTGGACCGCCTGCCTATGGTGGGGGATCGCCTGGCCTGGAATGGCTGGACGCTGACCGTGGAGGCGGTTGAGGAGCGGCGCGTGCGCCAGGTGCGGCTTATACCGAGCGGCGACGCTGACGCAGCAGGTGCTTGA
- a CDS encoding LysR family transcriptional regulator, whose product MNVKQLRAFVAVAKYQSFAQAGEHLHVSQPALSLTIKALEENLGGALLSRTTRSVSLTAEGEVLLPLARRLLADWDDTEEMLRQRFTLQLGRVSVAAIPAFAGNLLPHTLKVFRQRYPKVNVTVHDVINEQVQELVRHRRVELGIGFEPDNTDGLDFYPLYMDRFVAVVPADSPLAGLPQVSWAQLLAEDFIALQRPSAVRLLMEQNVAASHGKLAVAFESHQLSTVGRMVASGLGVSAVPALCINQMQELGARCVPLVEPAVERRMGVIALSEHKLSTAAQALLEVLLSHTQIPEVTCDT is encoded by the coding sequence ATGAACGTCAAGCAACTCCGCGCCTTCGTCGCCGTGGCCAAGTACCAGAGCTTCGCCCAGGCCGGTGAACACCTGCATGTATCGCAACCGGCGTTGAGCCTGACCATCAAGGCGCTTGAGGAAAACCTCGGCGGCGCCCTGCTCAGCCGCACCACCCGCAGTGTCAGCCTGACTGCCGAAGGTGAGGTACTGCTGCCGCTGGCCCGGCGCCTGCTGGCCGACTGGGACGACACCGAAGAAATGCTGCGCCAGCGTTTCACCCTGCAACTGGGGCGTGTTTCGGTGGCGGCCATACCGGCCTTCGCCGGTAACCTGCTGCCGCACACCCTCAAGGTGTTTCGCCAGCGCTACCCGAAAGTCAACGTCACCGTGCATGACGTGATCAACGAGCAAGTACAGGAACTGGTGCGCCACCGTCGCGTCGAACTGGGCATCGGCTTCGAACCGGACAACACCGATGGCCTGGACTTCTACCCCCTGTACATGGACCGCTTCGTCGCCGTGGTGCCCGCCGACTCGCCACTGGCCGGGCTGCCCCAGGTCAGTTGGGCGCAACTGCTGGCCGAAGACTTCATCGCGTTGCAGCGCCCGTCGGCGGTTCGTCTGTTGATGGAACAGAACGTCGCGGCCAGCCATGGCAAGTTGGCGGTGGCATTCGAGAGCCATCAACTGTCGACCGTTGGCCGCATGGTTGCCAGCGGCCTGGGCGTCAGCGCGGTGCCGGCGCTGTGTATCAACCAGATGCAGGAGCTCGGTGCCCGCTGCGTGCCGCTGGTCGAGCCCGCCGTGGAGCGGCGCATGGGTGTCATCGCGCTCAGTGAGCACAAACTGTCCACCGCAGCGCAGGCGCTGCTCGAGGTACTGCTTTCCCATACCCAGATCCCGGAGGTGACATGCGATACGTGA
- a CDS encoding short-chain fatty acid transporter: protein MSDKTNKRKLIVAAEIQDSRSARFALRCSNWAERWFPDSWVFAALAVVLVCVGALAMGAKPTDTAKAFGDGFWSLIPFTMQMAFVVIGGYVVASSPPAARLIDRLARIPKNGRSAVCWVALISMLASLLNWGLSLVFGGLLVRALARRSDLNMDYRAAGAAAYLGLGAVWALGLSSSAAQLQANPASLPPSILSITGVIPFTETIFLWQSGVLLAALVIVSLVVAYATAPGPSSARTAQQCGVDPSFTAPPPAQRSRPGEWLEYSPILTLLLVALAGGWLYQEFATKPAITAISGLNTYNFLFIMLGALLHWRPRSFLDAVARAVPTTTGVLIQFPLYGSIAAVLTQVKGVDEQTLAHHISTFFVQIASHDTYAVLMGVYSAVLGFFIPSGGGKWIIEAPYVMLVANDLQYHLGWAVQIYNAAEALPNLINPFYMLPLLGVLGLKARDLIGFSFVQLLVHAPLVLVLLWALGTTLQYVPPVMP, encoded by the coding sequence ATGTCCGATAAAACCAATAAAAGGAAGTTGATCGTGGCCGCTGAAATCCAAGACAGCCGCTCCGCCCGCTTTGCCCTGCGCTGCTCCAACTGGGCCGAACGCTGGTTCCCTGATTCCTGGGTATTCGCTGCCCTGGCCGTCGTACTGGTGTGCGTGGGGGCCCTTGCCATGGGCGCCAAACCGACCGACACCGCCAAGGCCTTTGGTGATGGCTTCTGGAGCCTGATCCCGTTCACCATGCAGATGGCATTCGTGGTCATCGGCGGCTACGTGGTGGCCAGCTCACCGCCTGCCGCGCGGCTGATCGACCGTTTGGCACGCATTCCCAAGAACGGCCGCTCGGCCGTGTGCTGGGTGGCGCTGATCTCGATGCTGGCCTCGTTGCTCAACTGGGGCCTGTCGCTGGTGTTCGGTGGCTTGCTGGTGCGCGCCCTGGCTCGGCGCAGCGACCTGAACATGGATTACCGTGCAGCCGGTGCTGCGGCTTACCTGGGCCTTGGCGCGGTATGGGCATTGGGCCTGTCGTCTTCGGCGGCGCAATTGCAGGCCAACCCGGCCAGTTTGCCACCGTCGATTCTGTCGATCACCGGGGTGATTCCGTTCACCGAGACCATCTTCCTCTGGCAGTCCGGCGTCCTGCTGGCGGCGTTGGTGATCGTGTCGCTGGTGGTGGCTTATGCCACCGCACCAGGCCCTAGCAGTGCCCGTACCGCGCAACAATGCGGTGTCGACCCAAGCTTTACCGCGCCGCCACCGGCCCAGCGCAGCCGGCCCGGTGAGTGGCTGGAGTACAGCCCCATCCTGACCTTGCTGCTGGTAGCCCTGGCCGGTGGCTGGCTGTATCAGGAGTTCGCCACCAAGCCCGCCATCACGGCCATCTCCGGGCTGAACACCTATAACTTCCTGTTCATCATGCTGGGTGCCCTGTTGCACTGGCGCCCGCGCAGCTTCCTCGATGCGGTGGCCCGCGCGGTGCCGACCACCACCGGGGTGCTGATCCAGTTCCCGCTGTATGGCTCGATTGCGGCGGTCCTCACCCAGGTCAAAGGGGTGGACGAACAGACGCTGGCCCATCACATCTCCACCTTCTTCGTGCAGATCGCCTCCCACGACACCTACGCGGTGCTGATGGGGGTGTACTCGGCTGTGCTCGGCTTCTTCATCCCTTCGGGCGGTGGCAAGTGGATCATCGAGGCGCCCTACGTGATGCTGGTGGCCAATGACTTGCAATACCACCTGGGCTGGGCGGTGCAGATCTACAACGCCGCCGAGGCGCTGCCAAACCTGATCAACCCGTTTTACATGCTGCCGTTGTTGGGGGTACTGGGCCTCAAGGCGCGCGACCTGATCGGCTTCTCGTTCGTGCAGTTGCTGGTGCATGCGCCCCTGGTGCTGGTGCTGCTGTGGGCACTGGGCACGACCTTGCAGTACGTGCCGCCCGTGATGCCGTGA
- a CDS encoding CoA transferase subunit B, which yields MALTREQMAQRVARELKDGYYVNLGIGIPTLVANYVPADMDVMLQSENGLLGMGEFPTESTIDADMINAGKQTVTARRGASIFDSAQSFAMIRGGHVDLTVLGAFEVDVQGNIASWMIPGKLVKGMGGAMDLVAGADNIIVTMTHASKDGESKLLPRCSLPLTGAGCIRKVLTDLAYLEIDNGAFILRETAPGVSVEEIIEKTAGKLIVPDDVKEMTF from the coding sequence ATGGCACTGACCCGCGAACAGATGGCGCAACGCGTCGCCCGTGAACTGAAGGACGGCTACTACGTCAACCTCGGCATCGGCATCCCGACCTTGGTGGCCAACTACGTACCCGCTGACATGGATGTGATGTTGCAGTCGGAAAACGGCTTGCTCGGCATGGGCGAATTCCCCACCGAGAGCACGATCGATGCCGACATGATCAACGCCGGCAAGCAAACCGTCACCGCTCGCCGTGGCGCGTCGATCTTCGATTCGGCGCAATCGTTCGCCATGATCCGCGGTGGCCACGTCGACCTCACCGTGCTCGGCGCCTTCGAAGTGGATGTGCAAGGCAACATCGCGTCGTGGATGATCCCCGGCAAGTTGGTCAAGGGCATGGGCGGTGCCATGGACCTGGTGGCCGGTGCCGACAATATCATCGTGACCATGACCCACGCGTCCAAGGACGGTGAGTCCAAGCTGCTGCCGCGCTGCAGCCTACCGCTGACCGGTGCCGGTTGCATCCGCAAGGTGCTGACCGACCTGGCCTACCTGGAAATCGACAATGGCGCCTTTATCCTGCGCGAGACTGCGCCGGGGGTGAGCGTTGAAGAAATCATCGAGAAGACCGCCGGCAAGCTGATCGTGCCGGATGATGTGAAAGAAATGACCTTCTAA
- a CDS encoding aldo/keto reductase has product MRYVKLAGSKVPAIGQGTWYMGEDPGRRAAEVAALQQGIELGLSLIDTAEMYAEGGAEQVVGHAIAGRRDQVFLVSKVYPHNASQRGVPAACERSLKRLGTDCIDLYLLHWRGQHPLEETVEAFERLREQGKIKRWGVSNFDVDDLRELHNPDCATNQVLYNPVQRGIEFDLLPWSQKRALPTMAYCPLAQAGQLLQHPVLAEIAERHGATPAQVSLAWVTRDEGVIAIPKAVNPEHVRLNAAAGLLTLSSEDLRAIDRAFPVPTRKQRLAMV; this is encoded by the coding sequence ATGCGATACGTGAAACTGGCAGGTTCGAAGGTGCCGGCCATTGGCCAGGGCACGTGGTACATGGGTGAAGACCCTGGCCGCCGGGCCGCTGAAGTGGCAGCCCTGCAACAAGGTATCGAGCTGGGCCTGAGCCTGATCGATACGGCTGAAATGTATGCCGAGGGCGGCGCAGAGCAAGTAGTTGGCCACGCCATCGCCGGGCGCCGCGACCAGGTGTTTCTGGTCAGCAAGGTCTACCCGCACAATGCCAGCCAGCGCGGCGTGCCTGCCGCCTGCGAGCGTAGCCTAAAACGCCTAGGCACTGACTGCATCGACCTGTACCTGCTGCACTGGCGTGGCCAGCATCCGCTGGAGGAAACCGTCGAAGCGTTCGAGCGGTTGCGCGAACAAGGCAAGATCAAGCGTTGGGGGGTGTCCAATTTCGATGTCGATGACTTGCGCGAACTGCACAACCCCGATTGCGCCACTAACCAAGTGCTGTACAACCCGGTGCAACGCGGCATCGAATTCGACCTGCTGCCGTGGAGCCAGAAACGCGCCTTGCCGACCATGGCGTATTGCCCATTGGCCCAGGCCGGGCAGTTGTTGCAGCACCCTGTGCTGGCCGAGATCGCCGAGCGCCACGGTGCGACACCGGCCCAGGTCAGCCTGGCCTGGGTGACCCGTGATGAGGGGGTGATTGCCATTCCCAAGGCGGTAAACCCAGAGCATGTGCGACTGAATGCGGCGGCCGGCTTGCTGACCCTGAGCAGCGAAGACCTGCGGGCGATTGACCGAGCATTCCCAGTACCGACCCGCAAGCAACGCTTGGCGATGGTCTGA
- a CDS encoding CoA transferase subunit A: MAGLDKRVATYEEALDGLTDNMTVLAGGFGLCGIPENLINEIKRRGVKGLTVVSNNCGVDGFGLGVLLQDRQIRKMIASYVGENAEFERQLLSGELEVELTPQGTLAEKMRAGGAGIPAFYTATGYGTPVADGKEVREFKGRHYILEESITGDFAIVKGWKADHYGNVVYRNTAQNFNPLAATAGKITVVEVEEIVEPGVLLPSEIHTPGIFVDRVIVGTFEKRIEKRTVKA; encoded by the coding sequence ATGGCCGGACTGGACAAGCGCGTAGCAACGTATGAAGAGGCCCTCGACGGCCTGACCGACAACATGACGGTATTGGCCGGTGGTTTTGGCCTGTGTGGCATCCCGGAAAACCTCATCAACGAGATCAAGCGCCGTGGCGTCAAGGGCCTGACCGTGGTGTCGAACAACTGCGGTGTCGACGGTTTCGGCCTCGGCGTATTGCTGCAAGACCGGCAGATTCGCAAGATGATCGCCTCCTATGTCGGCGAAAACGCCGAATTCGAACGCCAACTGCTCAGTGGTGAGCTGGAAGTCGAACTGACCCCACAAGGTACCCTCGCCGAAAAAATGCGCGCCGGTGGTGCTGGCATCCCGGCGTTCTACACCGCCACGGGCTACGGCACCCCGGTCGCCGATGGCAAAGAGGTGCGTGAATTCAAGGGCCGCCACTACATTCTCGAAGAGTCCATCACAGGCGACTTTGCCATCGTCAAGGGCTGGAAGGCCGACCACTACGGCAACGTGGTGTACCGCAACACCGCGCAAAACTTCAACCCGCTGGCGGCCACGGCCGGCAAGATCACCGTGGTCGAAGTGGAAGAGATCGTCGAGCCGGGCGTGCTGCTGCCCAGTGAGATTCACACCCCGGGTATTTTCGTTGACCGCGTGATTGTTGGCACCTTCGAAAAGCGTATCGAAAAGCGCACCGTCAAGGCCTGA
- the rarD gene encoding EamA family transporter RarD, which translates to MSKGILSSVMASCLFAVMYFYTSLLTPLDGEEIFGWRTLLTLPCLTLFMLVSKDWQRVGELLGRVRRTPVLLLGMVGTSWLMGVQLWLFLWAPLHGRSLEVSMGYFLLPLTMVLTGRLVYGERLSHLQKIAVCCAALGVGHELYQHGSFAWETLVVMIGYPIYFVLRRRCRTDHLGGLWCDMCLLLPWALYFVIQGPLSPADLQMHPGLYALIPVLGAISASALIAYVLASRLLPFSLFGLLSYVEPVLLVGVALLLGESIGPDQWLTYLPIWAAVLVLVLEGFKHLLRQRRRSV; encoded by the coding sequence GTGTCAAAAGGCATCCTTTCATCAGTCATGGCGTCGTGCTTGTTCGCCGTGATGTACTTCTATACCTCCCTGCTCACGCCGCTCGATGGTGAGGAAATCTTTGGCTGGCGTACGCTGCTGACGCTGCCTTGCCTGACGCTGTTCATGCTGGTTTCGAAGGACTGGCAACGTGTCGGTGAGCTGCTGGGGCGGGTACGGCGCACCCCGGTGCTGCTGCTGGGGATGGTCGGTACGTCCTGGCTGATGGGGGTGCAACTGTGGCTGTTCCTCTGGGCGCCGTTGCACGGGCGTAGCCTGGAGGTCTCGATGGGCTACTTCCTGCTGCCACTGACCATGGTCTTGACCGGGCGCCTGGTCTACGGCGAGCGCCTGTCGCACTTGCAGAAAATCGCCGTGTGCTGCGCTGCGCTGGGTGTCGGGCACGAGCTGTACCAACATGGCAGCTTCGCCTGGGAAACCTTGGTGGTGATGATCGGTTACCCGATCTACTTCGTGCTGCGCCGACGCTGCCGCACCGACCACCTGGGCGGTTTGTGGTGCGACATGTGCCTGCTGTTGCCGTGGGCCCTGTACTTCGTGATCCAGGGGCCGTTGTCACCTGCGGACCTGCAGATGCACCCCGGCCTTTACGCCTTGATCCCGGTACTGGGGGCGATCAGCGCATCGGCCCTGATCGCCTACGTGTTGGCCAGCCGCCTGTTGCCGTTCAGCCTGTTTGGCCTGCTCAGCTACGTCGAGCCGGTATTGCTGGTGGGCGTGGCCCTGCTGCTGGGTGAGAGCATTGGCCCGGATCAGTGGCTGACCTACCTGCCGATCTGGGCCGCAGTGCTGGTGCTGGTGCTCGAAGGCTTCAAGCACCTGCTGCGTCAGCGTCGCCGCTCGGTATAA
- a CDS encoding helix-turn-helix domain-containing protein, which translates to MSIRLKLLRKKLGITLEVLADKTGMTKSYLSKVERGLNTPSIAAALKLARALNVNVEELFAEEHAAQSRYSLVRHAERQALVGDGEGPGYAALTSQVGQRSLLPFLIQPPTEFSDPTFKEHQGEEFLFVHAGQVEVDFMNERVLLEQGDALHFNAQTPHRLRSVGPRPAQLLVVVHDNGE; encoded by the coding sequence ATGTCGATCCGATTGAAACTGCTGAGAAAGAAACTGGGTATCACCCTGGAAGTGCTGGCCGACAAGACCGGCATGACCAAAAGCTACCTGTCCAAAGTCGAGCGCGGCTTGAACACGCCGTCGATCGCTGCCGCGCTGAAACTGGCGCGGGCGCTGAACGTCAATGTCGAAGAGCTGTTCGCTGAAGAACACGCCGCGCAGAGCCGTTACAGCCTGGTGCGCCACGCTGAACGCCAGGCGCTGGTGGGCGACGGCGAAGGGCCAGGCTATGCGGCGCTGACCAGCCAGGTAGGGCAGCGCAGCCTGCTGCCGTTTCTGATTCAGCCGCCCACCGAGTTCAGTGACCCGACGTTCAAGGAACACCAGGGCGAGGAGTTTCTGTTCGTCCATGCCGGGCAGGTTGAGGTCGATTTCATGAACGAACGGGTGCTGCTGGAGCAGGGCGACGCCTTGCATTTCAACGCCCAGACACCTCACCGCTTGCGTTCAGTCGGGCCGCGCCCGGCGCAGTTGCTGGTGGTGGTACACGACAACGGCGAATGA
- a CDS encoding LysE family translocator — protein sequence MSLSLSMAAFALAASISPGPVNIVALGSGARHGLRASLAHVAGATLGFCLLLVLVGLGLHELLLRWPLLGVLLHGGGIAFLLYMAWKLARDDGRLGSDHAQPAPSAWQGAAMQWLNPKAWLAAVAGVGAYTGGDQQLLWLFTWIYGPICFVSVASWAWAGSVIRQCLGNPRRMRLLNRGLALLLVGSAVYLLR from the coding sequence ATGAGCCTGTCTTTGTCCATGGCCGCCTTTGCGCTGGCCGCCTCGATTTCCCCTGGCCCAGTCAACATCGTCGCCCTGGGCAGCGGTGCCCGGCATGGTTTGCGCGCAAGCCTGGCGCACGTGGCCGGGGCCACGCTGGGTTTCTGCCTGTTGCTGGTACTGGTCGGGCTGGGCCTGCATGAACTGCTGTTGCGCTGGCCACTGCTGGGGGTGCTGCTGCACGGGGGAGGTATCGCGTTTTTGCTGTACATGGCGTGGAAGCTGGCCCGCGACGATGGCCGCTTGGGCAGCGATCATGCACAGCCCGCCCCGTCTGCCTGGCAGGGCGCGGCCATGCAGTGGCTCAACCCCAAGGCGTGGTTGGCGGCGGTGGCAGGTGTCGGCGCCTACACAGGGGGCGACCAACAACTGTTGTGGTTGTTCACCTGGATCTATGGGCCGATCTGTTTCGTCTCGGTGGCCAGTTGGGCATGGGCTGGCAGTGTGATTCGCCAATGCCTGGGCAACCCACGGCGTATGCGCTTGTTGAACCGAGGGCTGGCCTTATTGCTGGTGGGCAGCGCGGTTTACCTGCTGCGATAA
- a CDS encoding AraC family transcriptional regulator, with amino-acid sequence MIEVSRFWRDPALPFVEARRVGDGRQVCYAAHSHESFSIGAITGGRSTYLSADSRIEVSAGTTVLMNPGVVHTCNPIEGEAWSYLMLFVDVAWLQRLGFQLPAQVASTSPALYSALLQVFADLFDENLGDREARLAAFFQRLSSALGGEPGAPKPDHPRLEAAAAFIRAHRTDPLDLEDICQACGLSRAYLIRAFRQRFGLTPHDYLLDQRVQCARAQLRQGSSIADAALAAGFADQAHLQRAFKRHLAATPGHYRSR; translated from the coding sequence ATGATCGAGGTGTCGCGGTTCTGGCGCGATCCAGCATTGCCCTTCGTCGAGGCTCGGCGGGTCGGGGACGGGCGCCAGGTGTGTTATGCCGCCCATTCCCATGAGAGCTTTTCCATCGGCGCCATCACCGGTGGGCGCAGCACCTACCTGAGCGCTGACAGCCGGATCGAAGTCAGCGCGGGCACCACGGTGCTGATGAACCCAGGGGTGGTGCACACCTGCAACCCCATCGAGGGCGAGGCCTGGTCCTACCTGATGCTGTTCGTTGACGTAGCGTGGTTGCAGAGGCTCGGCTTCCAGTTGCCGGCGCAGGTTGCCAGTACCTCGCCGGCCCTCTACAGCGCCTTGCTGCAGGTGTTTGCCGACCTGTTCGACGAAAACCTGGGTGATCGCGAAGCCCGGCTTGCGGCGTTCTTCCAGAGGCTGTCGAGCGCGCTGGGTGGCGAGCCTGGGGCACCCAAGCCGGATCATCCTCGGCTGGAAGCCGCCGCGGCCTTCATCCGCGCACACCGTACCGACCCGCTAGACCTTGAAGACATCTGCCAAGCCTGCGGCTTGTCCCGCGCCTACCTGATCCGCGCGTTTCGCCAGCGTTTTGGGCTAACGCCCCACGACTACCTGCTTGACCAGCGTGTGCAGTGCGCGCGCGCGCAACTGCGCCAGGGCAGTTCGATTGCCGACGCGGCCCTGGCAGCAGGCTTCGCCGACCAGGCGCACCTGCAGCGTGCCTTCAAGCGGCATTTGGCTGCGACGCCGGGGCATTATCGCAGCAGGTAA